In the genome of Luteitalea pratensis, the window GCCGCGAACGTCGTCGAGGAAGCGGCTGTTGATTTCGTAGATGATCTCGAGCTGTCGCGGCAACATGATTTCGAACCACGGCAGCGGCCATTTCTCCAGCGCCTCGGGCAGCAGCGTGTGGTTCGTGTAGGCGAGCGTGCGCTGCGTGAGATCCCAGGCCTGGTCCCATCCGAGCGCCGCGTCGTCGAGGAGGATCCGCATCAACTCGGGGACCGCGAGCGTCGGATGCGTGTCGTTGAGCTGCATCGCGACCTTGTCGGGCAGCGCGGACCACTCATTGCCGGCGGCGCGGAACCGGCGAATCGCGTCGGCCAGTGTGCAGGCCACGAGGAAGTACTGCTGGAGAAAGCACAGGCCCTTCCCTTCCGTGGTCGAGTCGTCAGGATAAAGCACGCGCGTCAGCGTCTCGGCCGTGAGCGTCTCGGCCAGTGCGCCGACGAAGTCGCCGCCGCTGAACTGCTGGAAGTCGAAGTAGTCCGGCGTCGCGGCCGACCAGAGGCGGAGCGTATTGATGGTGCGTCCGCCGTACCCTACGACCGGGCGGTCGTACGGAATCCCGATGAGCGTCGACGGTCGGTGCCGGACGGTCCTCAGCGCGCCTGCGTGAATGTCGAATGAGCAGGCAAGTCGCACTTCCACAGCTTCGTCCGGCCGCGCGACTTCCCACGGGTCCGGCCGCGCAAGCCAGTGATCCGGCTGCTCGTGCTGCCAGCCGTCGCGCATCGTCTGCTTGAAGATGCCGTACTCGTAGCGCAGGCCTGAAACCATGCCTGGAATGCCGAGCGTCGCCATGGAGTCGAGCAAGCACGCCGCCAGTCGGCCGAGGCCACCGTTGCCAAGACCGGCGTCCGGCTCCTGCTCGATGATTTCCCGCGGATCGAGCTCGTGCTTCCTGCAGAACTGGGTCAGACCGGATCCAGCAACAGGTTGGTGATGTTGTTGGTAAGCGATCGGCCGAGCAGGAATTCGAGCGACAGGTAATAGACACGTTTGACATTTCGCAGCTGGTACGCCTGCTCGGTCTCGATCCAGCGTTGCGACAGCAGATCCCGGACCGCGCGACGGCCTCGAACTTGACGCGAGGCGTGGCGGCAGCGACCGGAACGACCTGATCGAAAGTCAGATGTCGTTCGTATAGCGCGTCGCGGCCGCCGAAGAGTGTGACCGGCCCGCTCGTGAAGCCGTCGGCAGCAGTGGCGTCCGGCGACGATCGTCTTCTCTTCATCGGGTCAGCCATCTCATCACACCTTCAACGTCGCGCTGGACCGCAGCCGCCCGTACCACGGATCACACTGGACCCGCGGCCTTGATCTCCGCTCCGACGCCGGACTCGTACTTCTTGAAGTTCTCCCGGAACCGATGGGCGAGCTTCCTTGCCGCCGCGTCGTAGGCCGCGGCGTCAGGCCATACGCCGCGCGGCCAGAGAATGTCCCGAGGCACACC includes:
- a CDS encoding glycogen/starch/alpha-glucan phosphorylase → MRSFRSLPPRLASSSRPSRGPGSAVATLDRDRAGVPAAKCQTCLLPVARIPARPIAYQQHHQPVAGSGLTQFCRKHELDPREIIEQEPDAGLGNGGLGRLAACLLDSMATLGIPGMVSGLRYEYGIFKQTMRDGWQHEQPDHWLARPDPWEVARPDEAVEVRLACSFDIHAGALRTVRHRPSTLIGIPYDRPVVGYGGRTINTLRLWSAATPDYFDFQQFSGGDFVGALAETLTAETLTRVLYPDDSTTEGKGLCFLQQYFLVACTLADAIRRFRAAGNEWSALPDKVAMQLNDTHPTLAVPELMRILLDDAALGWDQAWDLTQRTLAYTNHTLLPEALEKWPLPWFEIMLPRQLEIIYEINSRFLDDVRGRFPGDDGRVARVSLIEEGQPKQVRMAHLAIVGAHSTNGVAAIHSELLTQTVVPDFAALFPDRFNNKTNGVTQRRFLLVANPPLARVITDAIGDGWIAEIRRASRFRV